The following proteins come from a genomic window of Bacillus sp. (in: firmicutes):
- a CDS encoding transcriptional regulator codes for MFFEFRNRNQTIKTLRKNRDFTAQELAVKLKVDNIDILKIDNMKLKDVPEPLKSKLLPVLRGDYLDNVPW; via the coding sequence ATGTTTTTTGAATTCAGAAATCGTAATCAAACAATTAAAACATTACGGAAAAACAGGGATTTTACAGCGCAAGAATTAGCTGTGAAACTGAAGGTAGATAACATTGATATTTTAAAAATAGATAATATGAAGTTAAAAGATGTTCCTGAACCATTGAAGTCAAAGCTATTGCCTGTTTTACGTGGGGATTACTTAGATAATGTACCGTGGTAA